A single genomic interval of Corylus avellana chromosome ca10, CavTom2PMs-1.0 harbors:
- the LOC132164580 gene encoding receptor-like protein 46, which translates to MAKMRLLLVLLGLLIFFTPSLCCPEDHKQALLQFKASLIKAANGSSVESQLFDLESWNSTSDCCHWDRVICSSHFDSRNVIALYLDSLFAMQFLEPIVVISIILTPLFRISSLMLLDISSNQIQGELPGSGFANLSKLVYLDMKLNGFSGSIPSQLFHLRHLQYVDMSSNSFHGVLSEEVGSLQNLRVLKLDENFLGGNIPKEMGNITKLQKLFLRSNKFSGGIPPSFLHLKELEELDLRDNLLSMEIPLHIGNLSNMTSLALSNNRLTGRIPSSIQKLAKLETIQLENNLLTGEIPSWLFNIKSLKSLVLGGSNNLTWNNNDAKIVPKCMLSQLSMKSCGLAGEIPDWISTQKTLEFLDLSENQLEGVFPQWLAEMEVGSIILSDNSLTGSLPPRLFSPSLAVLSLSRNKFSGELPANIGNANELMILMLAGNNFSGKVHESISMIYRLLILDLSSNRFSGNSLPDLSSNVLLGYIDFSSNELSGEIPSKFSQETRLLALGKNKFSGSLPRNLTNMIQLQHLDIHDNNITGELPEFMSQISTLQILNLRNNSLQGSIPDSISNLSSLQILDLSSNYLVGEIPAKFGNLVGMIETPNTLSSSPDIFNNIPNGLNDLIVNWKRSKQALPGHSLELYSLLDLSVNQLSGAIPASLGTLKGLKLLNISHNNLSGKIPASFGDLESVESLDLSYNKLSGSIPRSLAKLQQLTILDVSNNKLKGKIPVGGQMDTMNDPNDFANNSGLCGMQIWVPCWEDQLSPAEPPEDESKDAWFSWEGVGIGYSVGLFIAVGIIYLTGYFHPAPPSNLRRQQRRQRV; encoded by the coding sequence ATGGCCAAAATGAGACTACTACTAGTACTACTTGGCCTTCTCATCTTCTTTACCCCTTCCCTCTGTTGTCCTGAAGATCATAAACAAGCCCTTCTCCAGTTTAAAGCTTCTCTCATCAAAGCAGCCAATGGTTCCTCTGTAGAAAGCCAGTTGTTTGATTTAGAATCATGGAATTCTACTTCAGATTGTTGCCATTGGGATAGGGTCATTTGCAGTTCTCACTTCGATTCAAGGAATGTCATTGCTCTATATCTTGACTCCCTTTTTGCCATGCAATTTCTGGAGCCAATAGTTGTGATTTCCATCATCTTGACACCGCTCTTCCGCATTTCAAGCTTGATGCTGCTTGACATTTCATCGAATCAAATACAAGGAGAATTGCCAGGCAGCGGATTTGCCAATCTGAGCAAATTGGTGTATCTTGACATGAAACTGAATGGCTTCAGCGGCTCCATTCCCTCTCAACTTTTTCACTTGAGGCATCTTCAATATGTTGATATGAGTAGTAATTCATTCCATGGTGTTCTAAGTGAGGAAGTGGGCTCTCTTCAAAACTTGAGAGTATTGAAGTTGGATGAAAACTTTCTTGGTGGAAACATCCCTAAGGAGATGGGGAACATAACAAAGTTGCAGAAATTGTTTCTTCGCAGCAACAAGTTCTCTGGTGGGATTCCACCTTCATTTCTCCACTTGAAGGAGTTGGAAGAATTGGACTTAAGAGACAATTTATTGTCAATGGAGATTCCTCTTCATATCGGCAATCTATCCAACATGACCAGTTTGGCCTTGAGCAACAACAGGCTGACAGGTAGAATCCCATCATCCATTCAGAAATTGGCAAAGTTGGAAACAATTCAACTGGAAAACAACTTGCTCACTGGAGAAATTCCGTCCTGGTTGTTCAATATTAAGAGCCTGAAGAGTCTTGTTCTTGGAGGTTCGAATAATCTGACCTGGAATAATAATGATGCAAAGATAGTGCCAAAGTGTATGCTCTCTCAATTGTCTATGAAGTCTTGTGGTCTTGCAGGAGAAATCCCAGACTGGATTTCTACACAGAAGACACTTGAATTTCTGGACTTGAGTGAGAACCAGCTAGAAGGAGTGTTCCCACAATGGCTTGCCGAAATGGAGGTAGGAAGCATAATCCTGTCAGATAACAGTCTTACAGGTTCTCTCCCGCCTCGTCTCTTCTCTCCAAGTCTAGCAGTCCTTTCCCTGTCCCGGAACAAATTTTCTGGAGAATTGCCAGCCAACATTGGTAATGCCAATGAACTCATGATTCTTATGCTGGCTGGAAATAATTTTTCAGGGAAGGTTCATGAATCTATCTCCATGATATATCGCCTCCTAATACTGGACTTGTCCAGCAACAGATTTTCTGGCAACAGTTTACCAGATTTGAGCTCCAATGTATTGCTCGGTTACAtcgatttttcttcaaatgaattGTCAGGTGAAATTCCATCAAAATTCTCCCAAGAAACCAGACTTCTTGCATTGGGAAAAAATAAGTTTTCTGGAAGCTTGCCCAGAAACCTGACTAATATGATTCAGCTTCAACACCTAGATATTCATGACAACAACATCACAGGGGAATTGCCAGAGTTCATGAGCCAAATCTCCACCCTTCAAATCCTAAATTTGAGAAACAATTCCCTCCAAGGTTCAATCCCTGACAGTATTTCCAATctaagtagcctccaaattcttgATCTCTCGAGCAACTACCTTGTTGGAGAAATCCCTGCAAAGTTTGGAAATCTTGTTGGCATGATCGAAACTCCCAACACATTGTCTTCAAGCCCTGACATTTTCAACAATATCCCAAATGGGTTAAATGATCTGATAGTGAATTGGAAGAGGTCGAAACAAGCTCTCCCAGGGCACAGCCTGGAGCTCTATTCTTTGTTAGACTTGTCAGTGAACCAACTTTCTGGTGCAATTCCAGCTTCATTAGGTACTTTGAAGGGCCTCAAGCTGCTTAACATCTCACACAACAATCTCTCCGGGAAGATACCAGCAAGTTTTGGTGATTTAGAGAGTGTAGAGAGTTTGGACTTGTCATACAACAAACTATCAGGCTCCATTCCTCGATCACTAGCAAAGCTGCAACAACTTACTATTTTGGATGTAAGTAACAACAAGCTCAAAGGTAAGATTCCAGTTGGTGGCCAGATGGACACAATGAATGATCCAAACGATTTTGCCAACAACAGCGGCTTGTGTGGAATGCAAATTTGGGTGCCATGTTGGGAAGATCAGCTGTCACCGGCAGAGCCACCAGAGGATGAGAGTAAAGATGCATGGTTCTCGTGGGAAGGAGTGGGTATTGGATACTCAGTTGGCTTGTTTATAGCAGTGGGAATCATATATTTAACTGGGTATTTTCACCCAGCACCACCTTCAAATCTCCGCCGCCAACAAAGAAGGCAAAGGGTTTAA
- the LOC132164094 gene encoding uncharacterized protein LOC132164094 encodes MRFLFCKIHCPSFICFCKPSPHIYTPGPLKLGNTPHVPSKLDSVPEASDQLPGETIEVKEESLNGNQSPAENCLKSSLRKPTWGSGAVEENQKKQVQWKDFLGKELVEIREFESSEIEYTDNESDDNRGCVCVIL; translated from the exons ATGAGGTTTTTGTTCTGCAAGATTCATTGTCCGTCCTTCATTTGCTTTTGCAAACCCTCTCCTCACATTTACACTCCTGGACCACTGAAATTGGGAAATACCCCACATGTGCCTTCAAAACTTGACTCAGTTCCTGAAGCCTCTGATCAATTACCTGGTGAGACCATTGAGGTCAAGGAAGAGAGTTTAAATGGGAACCAATCACCAGCTGAGAACTGCCTGAAAAGCAGTCTCAGAAAGCCGACTTGGGGATCAGGTGCTGTGGAAGAGAATCAGAAGAAGCAAGTACAATGGAAGGATTTTTTAGGGAAAGAACTTGTTGAAATCAGGGAATTTGAATCCAG TGAAATAGAGTATACCGACAATGAAAGCGACGACAACAGAGGATGTGTTTGTGTTATTCTATGA